In Labeo rohita strain BAU-BD-2019 unplaced genomic scaffold, IGBB_LRoh.1.0 scaffold_122, whole genome shotgun sequence, the genomic window aattataacaaaataactTGCAGGGAATAGATATCAGATTCTTAAACGAATAGTTCTTTGGAGCTGGTTCTCAGGGAAGTGACTGTTTGAGCAGGTTCACAAAATGGAACTCAATTACTTTAATTGTAGATTGTACAACACAAGAAGGGAACAAATTAACTGAACTTTAATTTCGAGCAAGCCAGAGCCATGGACACATAGAATAACATTTTCTGTTGagacatgtaaataaattttgCTATAGTTTTGTGCATGCAGACTAATTTATTTGTCATGTACTTTAGGCATTTAGGCCAGAACATGTGTTTGTGCTTCAAACTGAACTGGGAACTGGATGAACTGCTAGAGATGAAAATTAgtaggaacaaaaaaaaacaaacaaaaaaaaaaaaaaaaaacacatgcataagGGATTGGATGCATAAAGTAACAGTGCCAAAAAAACTGTGGGAAGTTTAACTGCTTAGGAAAAACAAGGGATTAATAACCAACTATTACATAGCATTAAGCAGTCATGGCTTATTTCAGGTTATGagacacattattaagaatccAAAACATCTGTTTTGTGAAATTATACCTAATTGCTTATTCTGGGcagtacaaaatattaaaacaaaatgcatttttttatattcactcttaaattgataaaattatttatattttcctgattctgcaaggtgtgtgtaaacctATTAACTGTTTGGCAACCATAAGTTACAATAGACCCAAGGAAGCAATGTAAAACACAAGGAAGTATTTTAACAATGACAATGGAATAAGAACAACTGTTCAAAAGAATGCTTCTTTTCAAATTTTTGGAAGttaattgttttttgtaaacAGCTTTTTTCACCACACAGCAGATTGTAAAAGAAGGACAATGAGTTCAGCATCaaggcaaaagaagaaaaagaagtaaGTGGTTTTATTCACtgcatgttttatgtttaagaTGATTTAATATCTGATTAAAAGTGAACTGTTAGTATTTAGGAGTTTATGGGAAAAAATCAGTAATACTAACAATATGTTTTAGCAATAATCCCaagcattttgtaaaatttaacattttgaatttaatttgatttgtattgaacattttttgatttgtattttttgtgacatttttttttaaagtttacattGTTCAATGTAGAAATAAATTTGGTGCTACGTCTCCACCGTTCATTGATTACTTGAAGGAAATTTTGAGAAGGTACCCAGATGGGGGACAAATATTGAAGgtaggtaaaaaataaaaatatatatttgaaatgaaaaaaaaaaataatactgcattaataaaaaataataaaataaaataaaataaaatatcagaaaGAATGCAGATGATGCAGGAGCTTCAACTGTGGTGTTTAAAAAGGCATTTACATTTTGGACAAGAGCTGaatcaatttttttgtaaactctAATGGTAGATTCACTGGTGGTCAATAACTCAAATTTTGAATTTACACTGTAGGTATTTGCATTTGCTTGATACAGAATGTCAGATGATGATTTCAGGAGTTTTGCAGCTTGTCTTCTGTTTTGTAAATGCaatgaagttttgagttctaCAAGTTAGTGTACTTCTTATACTAAATCAAACTTTTAGATACACTTTGCCATTAGTAACTGAGATTTGTGCTTCACTTCTTTTGAAAAGCAGTCATCATTGTTGTATCACAAACTCAATGGGTGGTCACACTGTTGAGTCAAAAAAAATGATTGCAGATAAGTGCATACAGTACATTCAGAATGGAAgacatgatttatttttatctgcAATTGTTTATCTAAAAAACCTGTGCTATGCAAaagactgttgttgttttctttttatttttgtatgatcaTTGTATGATCAGCCAAATGTAACTTTGATCTGGCAGGGCCTGCTCTGTATTCCTTCAATGATGCAGCCTTTTCAGAAGAAGACTGGGAGGGTATTCAGAGAGTTGGCAGAAGCATCAAGAAGGATGACCCAACAAAAGTTGGGAGATTTGGGATTGGTTTCAACTCTGTTTATCATATTACAGGTAAAATATGCTACATTACCAGACTATTAATGTAGTGTCAACATCAAAATATGTCAGTTAATGTCTTTTTACAATATGAAAAATTGGTTttgggtgtccccagaatgtgtctgtgacgTTTCAGCTCAAAagaccccacagatcatttattataacatttggAAACATCTGATTTTGGTGTGTACCACttcaaatgcaaatgagctgcataTTCCTGCAAATGAGCTGACCTGTCATCACAAGGCATGTCACGAAATGACAATCACAAGGTAGTCTGAAGTGAGATGATTAGCACAGGCGTACAGGTATTTAGGTTGACATTGAGCCACATTACCTTAAAAAATAAGAGTATCCCACTgtgtcttcagtggctcagatgttaggagaaaatgaagactcttatgttcagtCTTACATCCAAACACACAACACTAGGATTGATTATAGGACGTTGTTGACGCTATAGCTCCTCGAGCACGGACAAAGTGGAGGATAGTGTACAACCAACACAATTCACTAAGGGCAGAAACTACTATAATACAGGACTGTCAGTCAATGGCAGTAGGCAGGGCCTAAACAATGTGACATTATATTActttgaaaatcaaaacagcCTATTGAGACTGCTTGGGTTTAAtggggatttaaaaaataaggagAGGGTggttttttttatcattgtagggtggttgtgttcacacactgctaacacacatttactgtatgtctaaacaccatgtaaaagtggattctgcataataggtgccctttgaATTATATATCTCATTATGTAACCTAAGCTACTAATGATCAAactaaattttttgaaattttctttattttttctaaacagATTGTacgttttcattcatttcatacaAATTTCATTCAATGacttttttagctggtgaaaatactagtgctGTAAAACACTGATTTGTAGTTATCAGAAAAGTTTGTTTGCAGTTCttgctgatttttaaaattcttacaGATTTTATGTTTAAAGGGGCATAATGAGTTTTTCTCAttaatttgtttagtttaacGCGTTAAAAACATTTAGACCCGGAACGTGTTTATGAGCACATCACATGGGAGACTTTTCAGAAGTGCACTACAACTTCACAGGTGTGAGTCAAACGAGGAGACACAGGAATAAACTTAAACAGTCTTTAATGAAAGGCACTCaaaggaacttaaatacacttgATAATTAATAACTGGTGAAGGAGTAATCAATTAactaaacaagaacaggaaGGAGACCAAATAAGGAAATACAGGAACTATGGCTTGGGGGAAAACATGGAAAATAAAGTCCAAACCCAGACAGAGATGTTGTCAGGCTAAAAACTAATCTTCCTGTTCTGTCAGCCTTTATACTATGTGCGTTGTTTTGGGCTATATTAAAGCGATGCTTCATTTTCAAACCCAAATTAAACTACGAATATGTAGTTACTCATAGTTATGTTGTCAGTTAGGGCAtgaagttacaaaaaatgtcattaaaactgCCTTAAAAATGTGCATGTAAGTGTTTAGGAGTATTTATGAAGTATTTATGAGTCAcatttaactattaaatataatattaaatcaaTCCCCAAATTGTGACTCCTAAATTCACTCGAAGCACTGATTTCAGgatagaaataaatgtaataatagcTTATTGTCatagctgggtagtaactgattacatgtaatctggattatataatcatattcaaaaaatgtaagtacacGTAAAAAATggttgaattacattttaaaatactcataaaaagacatttatttattttatggattacatgattacatattatttacatattattattaatactgaaGGATCTGacgatcctcaaatgcaaactgtgtgtgttttgcctcagagcaaccatacatttgtgttgtgttttgctttctttttatatattcttcatttattctttattcatttagaatcattaatcatttcatcattttattattccatttaatcatataatcatttataataatcattataatcatttatatattcattttattgattcattaattgattagtatttcatattatattataattgttttatatatatatttttcctttgTTGTTTAGCCTTATGACTGTGTAGCTTTaagggctgtttgtcttcatgaataagagatacaagggaatgtttatggaaactcaaggtttatgggatgttgttgtgaaccAGTTTGGTATAACAGTACTTGTTGAATTTGTGTTCTCCAGACgaagtctgagcattgagacatacgcaactaagactattcaataaactctgctcctttttatcatcattacttcgtctcctgcttctgctcttttctggctTCCATCGGTCAACTTCCTAACTTCCTGACAGAAACCTGCTGTTATTGTGGGTTAGAGTCCCGCATCTACTGTGGGTTAGAGTCCTGCATCTTTTGTTAGTGGGGTtggggtaactacagcttgTTGACTATTTGTTCTGTTACCGGAAAGGATATTTTCTGAtgggatctggtgtccggggctggatcctaATTGTCTGGCATGGGGACCTGATCTAACAATAccaataatttattcataactccctaattcctctttttcatcttctcaattttcctttctaaaatagcctaCTGCTTATATACACTCATAAATTCTTCCAGTTTTGTAGACATTCACACCGAGATCAGTGGCTACAGAGCATCTTACCACTGGTTTTACAATTTTGCACTACAGAACTTGCCATGTGTTTTACAGACTTCAGTTCAGTTCTGAACACCTAGCCATTTTTGACCCACAAAAGAAGATGTTTGGAGAGGATGAAGAAGGCTATCGATGGTCTTTGAATGATGAAGAGGACAGAGAGAGCCTTTTGAACTTGAGAGATCAGTTTCAGCCTTTTCAAAATATCATGAGTCAAATGAACAGTTGTTCCTGGGAGAAGGTCATCAGCGAGGAGCAATACTTCAAAGGAACGCTCTTCCGTTTCCCTCTGCGAAATGAGGCTTCTGAGATCTCAGATAACTTATATGACTCCATGAAAGTTACCCAGCTATTTGACAGTTTCATTGCTGATGCAGACATCAGTCTTCTTTNNNNNNNNNNNNNNNNNNNNNNNNNNNNNNNNNNNNNNNNNNNNNNNNNNNNNNNNNNNNNNNNNNNNNNNNNNNNNNNNNNNNNNNNNNNNNNNNNNNNNNNNNNNNNNNNNNNNNNNNNNNNNNNNNNNNNNNNNNNNNNNNNNNNNNNNNNNNNNNNNNNNNNNNNNNNNNNNNNNNNNNNNNNNNNNNNNNNNNNNNNNNNNNNNNNNNNNNNNNNNNNNNNNNNNNNNNNNNNNNNNNNNNNNNNNNNNNNNNNNNNNNNNNNNNNNNNNNNNNNNNNNNNNNNNNNNNNNNNNNNNNNNNNNNNNNNNNNNNNNNNNNNNNNNNNNNNNNNNNNNNNNNNNNNNNNNNNNNNNNNNNNNNNNNNNNNNNNNNNNNNNNNNNNNNNNNNNNNNNNNNNNNNNNNNNNNNNNNNNNNNNNNNNNNNNNNNNNNNNNNNNNNNNNNNNNNNNNNNNNNNNNNNNNNNNNNNNNNNNNNNNNNNNNNNNNNNNNNNNNACCAAAGAATTtatgagacctgaaggatttttctgaagaacagcagacagtttaactgtttaggacaaacaagggactcatgaacaacttgTCAGGACACAAGAGTGTCGATGGAGAACAGCTGGTGACGCAGGGATCAGTGGATAACCGAACGCCGAAACTCCGGAACAGGAAACAACGAGGGACCAGGAGACCGGAATCCACACACGGCAGGCACGAGGAACACACATGAAACATCCAGGGCAAACGATAACAACCAGACGATCTGACAACAAAGGACAAACAGAGCTGAGCTTAAATAGCGGTGTAAATGAGCTGCAGCTGAATCTGATCAGCTCGTCAACGAAGCCCAGCCACGCCCACACaacaacatacacacacacagacaccaGCAAGGAAGAGTAAGTAAACCCATAAACCGTGACAGTACCCCTCCTCCTAGGAGCGCCTCCTGGCGCTCTCAGAGGAACTTACCCGTAGATTGTAATCATCAATAAGGGAGTGATCCAGAATGTCCCTAGCCGGAACCCAACTTCTCTCCTCTGGACCGTAACCTTCCCAGTCCACCAAGTACTGAATTCCACGTCCCCTCCGCCTCGAGTCCAGAATGCGACGGACCGAATAGGTAAGTTCCCCATCTACGAGACGCGGCGGTGGGGGAACCGGGGCAGGCGGATTAATGGAAGAACGAAAAATGGGCTTGACTTTGGAAACGTGAAAGACGGGGTGAATTCTCCTGTACGCTGGAGGGAGTTTGAGGCGGACTGCCACTGGACTAAGGATCTTAGTGACAGTGAAAGGGCCTATGAATTTAGGTGCTAATTTATTACAAACGGAGCGGAGCGGAATGTTACTGGAAGAAGGCCACACCTTTTGACCAACGACGTAGACGGGAGGCTCAGACCGGTGGCGATCGGCCTGAGCCTTGGTGCGTGCTCCCACCTGGAGCAGAGTCTCTCGGGCTCTCCTCCAGGTGCGATGGCACCTCTGAACGAAGGCGTGGGCGGAGGGGACTGCGACTTCAGAATTCAGACTGGGAAAAATAGGTGGCTGGTAACCTAAACTACACTCAAACGGTGAGAGACTGGTAACGAGTTATGTGCGTACTCAACCCATGAGAGCTGTTGGCTCCAGGAAGATGGGTTCTGAGAGACTAAACACCGCAATACTCTCTCAAGATCCTGATTAGCCCTCTCAGTCTGCCCGTTGCTCTGAGGGTGGAAACCAGAAGATAGACTGACACTCGCCCCCAGTAGACGGCAAAACTCCCTCCAAAATCTGGAAATGAACTGGGGACCCCTGTCGGAAACCACGTCCATCGGGAGTCCATGAATGCGAAAGACATGGTCAACGACAGTAGCCGCTGTCTCCTTGGCAGATGGTAATTTAGGCAAGGGAATAAAATGGGCCGCCTTCGAGAACCGGTCCACTACGGTCAAAACAACCGTATTTCCCTGGGAGGGTGGGAGACCAGAAACGAAATTGAGTGCGATGTGGGACCAGGGTCTCGAAGGGACTGACAGCGGCTGAAGTAACCCCTCCGGAGGTCGATTAGACGTCTTAGCACGCGCGCAGACCGATCAGGCCAAAACAAAATCCCGAGTGTCGCAGGCCAAGGAAGACCACCAGAACCGCTGTTTAACGAGAAACTTAGTGCGATTAATTCCCGGGTGGCAAGCTACGTTAGAACAATGAGCCCACTGAATAACGTCGGACCGTAAGTTCTCCGGCACAAATAACCGACTCGGTGGGCACCCGGACGGGGGCGTTACCCCTTCTAAGGCTGCGCGGACCTTAGTTTCCACCTCCCAAGTGAGAGCAGAAATAACCAGCCTCTCAGGAATGATGTACTCGGGAGTGGAAGGACGTTCCGAACGATCAAAAACACGAGATAGCGCGTCGGGCTTGATGTTTTTAGACCCTGGACGATAAGAAATGGAAAAATCAAAACGACCGAAAAAAAGGGCCCACCGAGCCTGCCTGGAGTTGAGACGTTTAGCAGACCTGATGTACTCGAGGTTCTTATGATCGGTCCAGACAATAAAGGGTACCCCCGACCCCTCTAACCAATGACGCCATTCCTCCAACGCTAGCTTAACCGCCAACAGCTCTCTGTTACCAATATCGTAATTACGTTCGGCAGTCGACATGCGGTGAGAAAAAAACGCGCAGGGGTGCATCTTGTCGTCTGAGGAAAAGCGCTGGGAAAGAACCGCACCTACCCCCACCTCCGACGCGTCAACCTCCACCACAAACTGACGTGTAGGATCAGGGGCAACGAGAATGGGAGCAGAAACGAAGCGGCTCTTGATGTTGGAAAATGCAACGTTAGCTGCATCAGACCACCTGAACGTCGTTTTGGAGGAGGTTAAGGCAGTCAGAGGAGCGGCTAGTTGGCTGAAATTGCGAATAAAACACCGGTAGAAATTAGCGAACCCCAAAAACCTCTGCAGGGCCTTGCGGGAATCAGGGGTTGGCCAATCCACCACAGCCTTAACCTTATCGGGATCCATGCGAATTCCCTCGGGCGAGACGATATACCCCAGAAATGGAATGGACTGTGCATGAAAAACGCATTTCTCCGCCTTGACAAAAAGCCCATTCTCTAGCAGCCTCTGGAGCACTCGCCTGACGTGCTGAACGTGATCCtggagagaagaagaaaaaatcaaTATGTCGTCCAGGTAGACATAAATGAAGCGATCGACCATATCTCTCAACACGTCATTAACGAGTGCTTGAAAGACCGCGGGCGAGTTGGACAGCCCGAAGGGCATGACCAAGTATTCAAAGTGCCCCCTGGGGGTGTTAAAAGCGTTCTTCCACTCATCCCCCTCCCTAATGCGAACCAAATGATAGGCATTGCGCAAATCCAATTTGGAAAAAATGGAAGCTCCCTGCAACCTCTCGAAAGCTGAAGACATCAACGGCAAAGGATAAGTATTCTTAACCGTGATGCTGTTCAGCCCTCGGTAGTCAATACAAGGTCGCAGGGAACCATCCTTCTTCTTGACAAAAAAGAATCCTGCCCCAGCGGGAGAAGAGGAAGGACAAATGAGCCCGGCTGCCAGAgaatcagaaatatatttctccATGGCCTCCCTCTCTGGAGCAGAAAGCGAGTATAATTTGCCCTTAGGCGGAGACGTACCTGGCAATAATTCTATGGCACAGTCATAGGGACGATGCGGAGGGAGAGAAGCAGCCCTGGACTTACTGAACACTTCCTTCAGGTCGAGGTACTCCGTGGGCACGTTTGACAGGTTCACTGACTCCTCCTGCAACAAAGAACGAGACACAGAAGGACAGGCAGACACAAGACAGTTAGAGAAACAAGACTCCCCCCATGAGGACACGGAATCGTGGCCCCAATCCACTTTAGGATTGTGGTGAACCAGCCAAGGATGGCCCAGAACCACCGGAACCATGGGGGATGTAATGAGAAGGAAGGTAAGCTCCTCCTTGTGGTTACCAGAGGTGATCATGGTGATGGGGGCAGTAGTGTGAGTTATGCAAGGTAGAGATTGTCCATTCAAAGCATTAACAGAGATCTTCAGGGTGAGAGGAGTTATGGGAACGTGAAGTAAACGAGCGAAATTCCAGTCCATAAAATTACCTTCAGCCCCGGAGTCCAGCAAGGCCTTACAGTGGTGGGCGTCGGTTGTCCACTGCAAACTCACCGGGAGGAGCGTCATCGACAAAGGGTTGCTCTGTGATAGGCCGCCCGACAGTAACCCTCGTCCTACTGTCGGGCCCGGACTTTTAACGGGCAGTTAGACAGAAAATGTCCCGCGGCACCACAGTACAAACAGAGGCCCTTAGATCTTCTACGGTCCCTCTCCTCCCGGGAGAGCCGAGCTCTACCCACCTGCATGGGTTCGTGATCGAGAACCGAGCTGACCGTGTTGCTGACCGCATGAACGGGATGGACAGGTAACTCCGATAATGAGGATGGACGGGTCAACTGATCGCGACGCTGAAGTCGGGAGTCCACCCGAAGAGCCAGGGAAATAAGTCCATCCAAGTCTGCGGGTAATTCCAAGGTGAATATTTCTTTTTGAACACGGTCAGCCAACCCATGCAGGAACATGTCCCACTGCGCCGCCTTGTTCCATTTGCATTCGGCAGCCAGTGTCCGGAACTCGATGGAATAATCCGAGACGTTACGATCCCCCTGTCGTAAATCCGCCAAGACACTGGCCGCCTCACGACCCAGGACGGCACGATCAAAAACACGTCTCATCTCCTCAGAGAGCAGTTGGAACGAGGCACAGCACGGATGTTGGTTTTCCCACACCGCTGTTCCCCATTGGGCGGCACGCCCAGAGAGCAACGTCAACACCAGAGCCACCTTAGAGGGTTCCGATGCAAAGGTGACAGGCTGCAATGAGAAATACATGGAGCATTTAGTCAGAAACGCTCTGCAAAGATTAGGCTCACCCGCGTAAACCTCTGGCGTGGGTAGACGAGGCTCGTGTTGAACGTTGCGACTCTCGGGAACGGAGGGGGAAGGCGGTGGTGGGGGGGGGCGCAGCGGGCGATCTCAGTTGTTGCAGTTGGTTGGTGAGCTCGGACACCTGCGTCACCAAAGTTTGCACGGCTCGACCAGTAGCGATCATTTGTTCATCCTGTCGATCCATGCGAGCGTTATTGGCCGTCAAAATGTCCCGAAGCGTTGGTGCATCCGCTGAATCCATAGTGGTCAGATCGTTCTGTCAGGACACAAGAGTTAGGATTCAATAGCGCGATGCAGTTTAACAGTTTATTTAGAACGAGCAAAATACTGAACACAGTAAGTCCGAAGACTGGTCGAGCCGCCGATGGAGAACAGCTGGTGACGCAGGGATCAGTGGACAACCGAACGCCGAAACTCCGGAACAGGAAACAACGAGGGACCAGGAGACCGGAATCCAGACACGGCAGGCACGAGGAACACACAGGAAACATCCAGGGTAAACGATAACAACCAGACGATCTGACAACAAAGGACAAACAGAGCTGAGCTTAAATAGCGGTGTAAATGAGCTGCAGCTGAATCTGATCAGCTCGTCAACGAAGCCCAGCCACGCCCACACaacaacatacacacacacagacaccaGCAAGGAAGAGTAAGTAAACCCATAAACCGTGacacaactatcactaaacaaaaataaataaataaataaaataattattttcttgtggactatatgcaaatatcttttatgataaatattttattcaggtcaatactaaataaaaaataaaatacattttgtatgatccctcttattttggtaaaataattaacattttgcagattctgtttgtaaacttttcacctcaactgtatattaaatGATTGGTGTTGTTCTGCTGTGACTTATTGTTGGCTGATTCAGAGGTCGAGGATGGGCATTTTGGGTTGACATCATTGTAGTCCTTAGTTCATAATACTTCAGTGCCACATCAGTCAACACTTAAGAATCATCTTAGACTTTACTAAAAGTTGCTTTTAGCTTCTTCATAAGAGTCTCCTTCTCTTAGACAAGTCTTACTTGTAACTAAGAATTTTTTGAGACTTAAGTCAAATGTTAACTCTATTTATAAgagcattttttaaaagcaagtTTTTAAGAGCTAAGGGCCTTTTAAGTACTCAGCCTTTT contains:
- the LOC127157844 gene encoding sacsin-like, whose protein sequence is MSSASRQKKKKKNKFGATSPPFIDYLKEILRRYPDGGQILKNADDAGASTVVFKKAFTFWTRAESFDLAGPALYSFNDAAFSEEDWEGIQRVGRSIKKDDPTKVGRFGIGFNSVYHITEQPYICVFSSEHLAIFDPQKKMFGEDEEGYRWSLNDEEDRESLLNLRDQFQPFQNIMSQMNSCSWEKVISEEQYFKGTLFRFPLRNEASEISDNLYDSMKVTQLFDSFIADADISL